The Lasioglossum baleicum chromosome 12, iyLasBale1, whole genome shotgun sequence genome includes a region encoding these proteins:
- the Maf1 gene encoding repressor of RNA polymerase III transcription Maf1 isoform X1, whose amino-acid sequence MKLLESTRFEAINSALSIKTGDSKIIGRIESYSCKMAGNDKQLYKRFNAEQGFTPHDLQALSPPQTSLGTSPAQRYFSRSVSGDEDGPLCDTISRKTLFYLIATLNSAFHPDYDFSDAKSHEFSKEPSLTWVMNAVDSNLSATAGDHYRTLRTALWAAIDDEISLNECDIYSYNPDFVSDPFGEDGCLWSFNYFFYNKKMKRIVFFTCRAINPLYVLDSGVGSDFAMDEDEDRY is encoded by the exons ATGAAGCTGTTGGAGAGTACACGCTTCGAAGCGATCAACAGTGCCTTGTCCATCAAGACCGGAGACAGCAAAATAATAGGCCG AATAGAGAGCTACTCTTGCAAAATGGCTGGGAATGACAAACAACTGTATAAACGTTTCAATGCAGAACAAGGATTTACTCCGCACGATCTTCAAGCTTTATCACCACCTCAAACATCTTTGGGAACGTCACCTGCTCAAAGGTATTTTAG TCGTAGCGTTTCCGGTGATGAAGATGGCCCACTATGCGACACAATCAGTAGAAAAACGTTGTTCTATTTGATTGCCACTTTGAATTCAGCTTTTCATCCAGATTATGATTTCTCTGATGCTAAGAGTCACGAGTTTAGCAAGGAACCAAGCTTGACATGGGTGATGAACGCGGTAGACAGTAATTTGAGCGCGACTGCGGGCGATCATTATCGCACACTTAGGACGGCGCTTTGGGCGGCCATCGATGATGAGATATCATTAAACGAATGTGATATTTATAG TTACAATCCAGACTTTGTATCCGATCCATTTGGAGAAGATGGATGCTTGTggtcttttaattatttcttctaCAATAAGAAAATGAAGCGCATTGTGTTTTTCACATGCAGAGCAATAAA TCCCCTCTACGTACTAGATTCTGGAGTTGGCAGTGATTTTGCCATGGACGAAGACGAAGATAGATACTAA
- the Maf1 gene encoding repressor of RNA polymerase III transcription Maf1 isoform X2, producing the protein MKLLESTRFEAINSALSIKTGDSKIIGRIESYSCKMAGNDKQLYKRFNAEQGFTPHDLQALSPPQTSLGTSPAQSRSVSGDEDGPLCDTISRKTLFYLIATLNSAFHPDYDFSDAKSHEFSKEPSLTWVMNAVDSNLSATAGDHYRTLRTALWAAIDDEISLNECDIYSYNPDFVSDPFGEDGCLWSFNYFFYNKKMKRIVFFTCRAINPLYVLDSGVGSDFAMDEDEDRY; encoded by the exons ATGAAGCTGTTGGAGAGTACACGCTTCGAAGCGATCAACAGTGCCTTGTCCATCAAGACCGGAGACAGCAAAATAATAGGCCG AATAGAGAGCTACTCTTGCAAAATGGCTGGGAATGACAAACAACTGTATAAACGTTTCAATGCAGAACAAGGATTTACTCCGCACGATCTTCAAGCTTTATCACCACCTCAAACATCTTTGGGAACGTCACCTGCTCAAAG TCGTAGCGTTTCCGGTGATGAAGATGGCCCACTATGCGACACAATCAGTAGAAAAACGTTGTTCTATTTGATTGCCACTTTGAATTCAGCTTTTCATCCAGATTATGATTTCTCTGATGCTAAGAGTCACGAGTTTAGCAAGGAACCAAGCTTGACATGGGTGATGAACGCGGTAGACAGTAATTTGAGCGCGACTGCGGGCGATCATTATCGCACACTTAGGACGGCGCTTTGGGCGGCCATCGATGATGAGATATCATTAAACGAATGTGATATTTATAG TTACAATCCAGACTTTGTATCCGATCCATTTGGAGAAGATGGATGCTTGTggtcttttaattatttcttctaCAATAAGAAAATGAAGCGCATTGTGTTTTTCACATGCAGAGCAATAAA TCCCCTCTACGTACTAGATTCTGGAGTTGGCAGTGATTTTGCCATGGACGAAGACGAAGATAGATACTAA